tgatctgCGATATAGGCTGGACGCGACGGAGTATGATTTCGGAAAATAGTGATATTTCAAGTAACGCAATTTCTTTTTCCAGGCGATCCTCTGTTCGTTGAGATGGATCTCACGATAGCGAGTTTCGACGCTATTTCTGAAGTCAATATGGTgagctgaattttttttttttcatacgcCTTGTGTATAATACGCGAGTGTTTACTTGTTACCGTACAAAAAATGCGATAATTATACGTTAGATGTATATAGGGTCTTAATTGGGTTGGAGTAATTAGTAAGAATACACCCTTAAAATTTAGTGTTTAACATATAGCGGAAAGTGTCATCTGAATTTCGCGGGATACTTCGTAAAATTGTcgtgtttttaattaaatcatcAGCGGCACACGGGACGTCTTGTTTCAGAGAATGAAGAATTAATAAGGATACTCGCATTGTTCCTCGGGGGGCTTTTAACTGCAAAGAGTCGAggacaaaataaatttataggaGTCGCgcactttttataatattacgTTCTAAATCAAGGCCATAACTAATAATCGCAATCGATCATCTCATCTATTATTTTTCGGCGATAATTGCAATCCATCAACATAGCGAACTATGTAACCGTTATCATCCGAACCTGGATCGAGATATAAGAGATAACGGGGACAACACGCACAGTTCGCAAATAATAAATCGACTTATAGCTCACAAAAATACGAGAAAAAGATTATATAAACAGATTAACTATCGGGACATCTCGACTACGAGAGCTGCTCACTTTTCACTCGATCGAGCAtcgcgttatttttttctcaaagcCCTCGCGAATCTTCCTGTTTACCCAACtagcaataaatatttcgagcGCTCGAAGGAACAAATAAAAAGAATCGCACTCGGGAAAATTAAGGCACGCGCTTTTCGCAAATGGTTAAACTGTGTATCCTCCGCTCCCCATCGTATAAAGTGGATTTCGAATCAGCGAAGAAATTAGATCCTCGCATGCGgaggtgaaaaaaaagagcacCGAATAGAGCTATATATTCGTATGAAAATTCGAGCTAAACTAATCCGATAATTGAGCCAATCTAAACTGGCACTTGGGCCGTTTTCGATCCACTTTCAACTCGCTCTCTGGCCGTGAATTTGTAAACTCGCGgcgagcgcgagagtgagGAGAAAAATATTCCCCGATCTCTATGTGCAACTTTCTGCTCTCTGAACTTCTCCCTCGCGTGTTTTCTGCATCACAGGGCACGCGCCTTTGTCACTCCCCGCGCGAGCTTACAAAGCGAGCCGATTGTGACTGAGCCAGTAGTTTGTTTGTTAGTTTTTTCGGATATTTCGAATCGAAGAGTGTTTTCAGTCGGATTTTAGTACGTATTTCATGTAATCAAATGGAGGTGGGCTAGGCTGAATTTAAGGGGATGTATTATCTCGAGTTCTTTGTTGATACAAGATATCGAGCCGATATATCGAACTTTTCTATtgtacataaaataattactttttgATTGGATTACTTCAAAGGCAAAGATTATACCGAGAGCCTTATCGAGACGCTGCGGACCTGGGGTTAACCTAGTTTTTCGGGTTACTCGATATCATCGAATCACAGCGATATAAGTTTTCTCGAGAATATTAAAAATCCTCAATACACCCGTCATCCTCATCATCTCGTTCGCTCGAAAAATCgcgacagaaaaaaaaacaatttcccCACTACACgtacagagaaaaaaagagaccTCGCCGATAACGTCATTCAACGACGCGATAGCACAATTAAATGTACGCACATATCAGCAGCTCTGACAGACACGAGTATttccacacacgcgcgcatcgTTCGGTCGAGCCCACCAAGCTCTCATTAGGGCCACAGCTGCAGCAATCGAGCGGCTGAAAAAGCGAACAACAAACACAGCGCTATTGCGCTATATCTCGGAACTTTATTGGGGGGACGCCCAGAGTTTAACTGCGCGCAGCACGTGCGCCGATAATAAAATCCGATCTAGCTCTCTATACATGTGTGTCTTTACTGTGACGAAATTCCGAAACGATTATCCGTATATAATCGATCGATACACCTATATCGATGCCCTGCGGATCTCAGCAGTTTATCGAGCTGTTGGTTGTTATACACGTGTTATACGAAATGCCCTCCGGGAATGCGATATCACTGCAGAGCGGCATGACTAGGCCGATAaacgctgctctctctctctcactcgctcgcgtAATGCATGTATTCAACCGTCTTGagctcgagagagaagaggaggcGTTGATAAACGCGAGAGCGTCTTTACGTCAAACGAGAGATTTGCGCAATGTGCGAAAATAGAATAtgacgggggggggggcgcgATGAGCTTTCTGGGGGAGGCTTGTTCCGAGTTTTATTACACGACGGCGATCGTAGGGGATTTTGTTTCAATATTAAAGTTTTATTCCGCGGCGTATAAGAAAGAGTCTGTTTCGAGAGTTACGTACTTGTGTCATAAGCTCTGAAATGACCGAATCATTCCGGTCACGTTCTCGCATTTATGCTGTGGTTTTTACTGCAAACGTCGTACAAGTAtaacagacacacacacacaagcggaGTTTCGAAGTAAGCTCGCTCTTATCGCTGCAGACGTTGACTTTACGGAAATAGAGACGTCGGCGGGTGTACGTTATACACGGCCTATATTTTTCCGACGCTTGGGAATCGCTGGTAATAAAGCCccggccgcgcgcggcgaccTTTGAATTTTCCCAGGATTACACGATAACGATGTACCTCAATCAATACTGGAAGGACGAGAGGCTGGCTTTCTCGCACGAAAAGGAGATTCTCACCCTCAGCGGCGACTTTGCCGAGAAAATCTGGGTGCCGGACACCTTCTTCGCCAACGACAAACACAGGTAACTTGTTCTATTCCGGTATAGTTAtcgaattttcataaaatccaCTTCCAACACGACACTCTATACTAAAAGCCATCACGCGCACTCAAAAAATTTCCCCCGAAACCGCATCAGCGCCATTAGTTACACTAAGCAAAGCCTTCCCCTCACCGCGAATTCAATCGGAAGATCGAAGAGTCACCCGCGACATAACCGATCGATGCCTCGCGCATATATAGGCAAAAGATCGCCTTGCCCTCGAACGGCCCCCGCAAGAAATCAATTCTCCCTTTTCGCGAGCTCGAGGAATGTGGGTTAAGCGGGACTCGTGTAAAACAgttgccgagagagagagagagagagagagcaagggTTCTCGGCACCCTGACCCCGTTTCGcgactccgcgcgcgcgcggcctcgCTGCACACCTCTCACTCCCGTCAATGGAGGAAGGGCTATGCGCGGCGCTTGTTCTCTCGCGgctgtcgtcgtcgttgctgAATTTCCACGTCCGCAGCTTCGCGGCTTCATTAACGGCTGCTTTATGATATCTTAATATCCGAAGGAGGCAGTATAGCTCTCGAGGGGAGTAAGGTGCACAGGGACGAGTGCGCCGCTGCGCTTGTCCTTTTGTTAGCCGTGATTTGTCGCGATGCATATTTTTACGTTTGATTCGTTAAAACTTTCTAATCCCGAGCAAATACTCCCGTTATGTATAGCTCTTCAGGCTATTAAAAAGCTCTAGACTCTAAAGCACGGCACGAGGAAGCGCAAAAAAGTAGTTTGAACGAGTACCCCCGGCACTCGAGCTTATATTTTAACGCTCTTTTCTCAAGAAAGCACAGCGCGCGACGAggtgtataattttatttcctCGAGCGCAGTTCTCTGGATGACATACAGGCGAAAACTTTGAAATCAACCTATTTTCGAGTATACACTTCTCAGCGAGTTCGCtcataacttttttttccGGAAAGCACAAGATTTTTTATAGTCaacgaatgaaaataaataatacacagGCTACAATCACCGACATCCTCCTTCGATCATTCCTTCCGTACCCACATGAGACTTTGTccacatacacacgtataatccaacgtgagagagagagagagagagagagaaagcttgtAAGACGCACGTTTTGCAGCTTCCTGCACGACGTGACGGAGCGCAACAAGCTCGTGCGACTGGCGGGCGACGGCTCGGTCACCTACGGCATGAGGTTCACCACGACGCTGGCCTGCATGATGGACCTGCACTACTACCCACTCGACTCGCAGAACTGCACCGTCGAAATCGAGAGCTGTACGTTCGTATATACATCACCTCTCTCCACCGTGTACAGCCATTTATCTTGTTTTACCCGATGGGTTACTCCGAGCTTATATACGACTGCGCGCTGCATGACTCTCCGGAATTTCCAAGGAAATTGCTTCCGAGACACGTGCGCCTTAATACTTACTAGCTCTGAGATATGCTCTGCCGTTTTCAAAGCGACTAATTGACTTTGTCTCGGGTTATTTCATAATTCGCGTATTTAAAGGCTGAAAAGAGGGCCGCGCGTATACCGAGTGGAGCGCGCGGATAAGCGCGTCGCGACGATTGATCCGACGAGGAACGACCGCAGAACCGCGTAATCTATTCGCCGTTTTGTTATTATGCGGGTAACCTATATATCATACGGATAGTTTGGCCGATCGGATTACCGCAGCGAGGGTCCCTCGTAATTTCGCTGATTATACGTACGTACGCTTATAATGGGCGATTATAGTGAAAAAATGTTCGCTCGGTCGAGGCCGAGATAGAGAATCGAATACGCGTgcgattatatatatatatacctccTCGAAAAAAGAGCCAACCGCTCGGAAAAAGAGCGCCGAGCGCAATAATCCGCGGCGAAAGCTCCTTACTTGGCGATTCGTCGTAAATTTGGCGGAACgaacgactctctctctctctctctctctctctctttctctatctctctctcgggccATTTTATCCCCCGAGTGTGTACGTGTCTGCACAGACGGCTACACGGTACTGGACGTGGTGATGTCGTGGAAGGAGACGCCGGTACGGGGCGTCGACGAGGCGAAGCTGCCCCAATTCACGATAATCGGCTACGAGACGAACGACCGCAAGGAGAAGTTGGCGACTGGCATCTACCAGAGGCTGTCGCTCAGTTTCAAGCTACAGCGCAACATCGGCTACTTCGTCTTCCAGACCTATCTGCCGAGCATCCTCATCGTCATGCTCAGCTGGGTCAGCTTCTGGATCAATCACGAGGCGACCAGCGCACGCGTCGCTCTCGGTGAGCTTATAtgcagcttttattttgtttGGATTGCAGAGAGGTATCTATATGCGCTGTACACCCGGCGAGTCTCGAGTGTACAGTGTTGTATATGAAAGAACGAGGCGAGATTGAAttccctctctgtctctccgaGGGGATATGGGATTTTTCATCCGAGGGAGAGGACAAATATAAACGTGCGCAAAGTTCGTTATGAATGTTTGGACTCGTTGCCTATGCGCAGACTCACTTTGGAAACCTGCAGCCTTCCAAAATCTTccaagttttgaaaaattaattcacGGCCCTCTCGACTTAATTCCTAATCCATCTACTTTATCCCGACGAACTTCTTAAACGCTTCGTGCAGTTTGCAAATTGACCCAGATACACTTTACGCTTCACCTTTCAAAACGAGCTAATTCATACAATAGAACTTTGCTCTCGTCTAACCAGTTCAAGCACTTACACGTTTCGAGATGCTGTATATTCACGCTCGGCGTAACGCACATCGATTTTTCTCGCGTCGGATGACAATGAGCCTGAATATTCGCAGCTCGGACCAAAAGGGAATCCAATGCGCGAAAGGACAATAGCGTtacaactctctctctctacataCAGGCATAACGACCGTGCTGACAATGACGACGATATCGACGGGGGTGAGGAGTTCTTTGCCGCGGATCAGCTACGTGAAAGCCATCGACATCTACTTGGTCATGTGCTTCGTCTTTGTGTTCGCGGCGCTGCTCGAGTACGCGGCCGTTAATTACACGTACTGGGGCGCCAGGGCCAAAAAGAAGAGCAAGAAGAAGGAGaccgaggagaaaaaaaccaTCTGCTCTTCAAAGACTGGttagtgagaaagagagagagagagagagagagagagagagagcgagagagagagactcgaggcTGAAAGAGCTCGCGAGCCTGCTAATTGCCTCGATTGCCCGCAAGCTCCTGCACACGCGCAGATTTTCCATCGCATACGCTTTTTCCTCGCGCGATCTTCTATCGGTTGTAGAATAGAAACGTCAAGCTCCGCTTGCATTGCAGCCGCAGCAAAGTATAATATAGctatatgataataataataataataataataatctcgCAGGAAGCAAAGCGAGCTCCCCATTTCCTGGCTCGACCGACGCGGACATAATCGAGCTGCAGGATCTGCGACTATCGCCGCTGCCCAGCATCAGAAATCGATCGGGTCTGGCGTCGGGCGCAGCGACGCCCGGCGGACCGTCGTCCTCGGGAGCGAGGCTTGACCAGCTTCACGACCCCGGAAAGTTCCCACCGAGCTTCAGGATCTCAAGGCCGCCGGGATACAGCACCCACGCCAAGAGTCCTGGACTGCGTTATCGGGGCACTCGGCATCAGAGGCCGAAGGTAGAAAGCTTGCTCTATTGATATACCGCGGAATTTTTGACAAACGCGCGAGGCCATCTCTGCTCTACAAGTGTTCTGTATAATAGTAGGCGAATGAATTCAAGACGGCGATGATAAGCTTTCAActaacaataataatcaacATCTGAACTCCCGCAGGTCCTGCACGCGATAAAGCGAGGAGCCTCGGTGCTGAAGGCCTCGATGCCCAAGATCAAGGATGTGAACCTCATCGACAAGTACTCGCGCATCATATTCCCCGTGAGCTTCATGCTCTTCAACGCCGGCTACTGGATCTTCTACGTGCTGTGAGCCGAAAAAGAGGAAGCTACACGCATATACGTTGTACTCGTTACGTATACTGATACGCCGAGAGTGTCGCACACGTGGGGTCGCCTACTTATCTCGAGTTTCGAAACGCGAGCATATGTAACCTCGGCTATTGTGTAcgaatacataaaaaaaaaaaaaaaaaataataaatgcgcGTTGCGGGGAGGGAGAAACGAACTTTCTGATAAGGCGATGAGCTCGTCTAATGGAGTGTGTGTTTCCTGCTGCTTATCGTGTGCTGCTTTACACTACTGGTGCGATGACGATTGGAGAAGAGATACGAATCCTTGGTGATTTTTCTTCGAAGCTTCGAGATGCGTACTTATATATGAATTATTACAGTCGGAGGCTCGTTCGATAGGCCATCGGAACCATAAATTTCAGTTGTTGTGCTGTGCCGGAAGGCCGAGGCGAGTATGTCTCTTTTTGCTTTGTCGAGGTGACTGAGTTCAAGTGCACACGATATATACAAATAGTACAAATAATTCGAGTTTTGCTTTTTAGGTACGATGCGCTCGAAGCTCGAAGAAAAATTATCGAGGTGATACGGACGGCGATCGAGAAGCTTATATTATGAAACGATATGGGAACACGTCGTATAGTTGTATATCAGGGGCCAGTTCTATGCGTTACGAGAGTTGTCCAAGTCTGTATCTAAAGAAGCGGATATAAGGCCCTTCGCTTatgtatttaataaaaaaagagaaaaaattaaagcaaataatgttttaaaaaaaagtgaagcCCGACGAGTCGCATAATGTTATACGGGACActgcacgacgacgacgcaagTGTGCGCATGTTGTATGTCGAAAGTactcaattattattataattgatttGATAATAGAGCAGGTCGCGATGACTCGCCGTATACCGTTTGACAGCTGAATTTTTCGCCTTCGAGCTAAACTTGAACGCTATGCATAAAAGACACAATGTTGTTCAAGCTGCTTTGCGAATGTAAAAAAGAAATGGCGAGCAGTGGGAAAGGCACTATTGTTATTTCCAAATAGTAGCGTGTAATACAAGCAAGGGGGCTCGAGCCTATAAAGATAAGCTATCGGCACACGCTGATTTCATTTATTGAATGATTCGATCGTAATACGTGTGTCAAGAATGCTGAATAAAATGCAAACCTACATACTCCGATAAATGAAAAGTCGCAATAACTCGATTCAGCAAGTGTCGATGTGTGTAATAATAGCGCGAcggttttctttttcttacgATAGcgttatatacttatattgaAACTCGGATGAGATTTATGGAGAAGCTTTTTATTGCTATCAAGCATTTCATTCTTTTCATTTGTTTTGCCGAGTTAGCAAAGAAAATTTCACTGAacaatatatttcatttatcGCAGATTTACGGTGTGTCGATCGAATCTGACTTAATCAAAAAGTACTACACTTTCGAAATCGAAAGTTCAGCTGTCAAAGAGTATTTTTTATCCAGCCCTGATTAAAAAGCTGCCATAAGAAACAATTATCGCGTCGTTCGCGAATATTGATGTgtcgttaaaaaaaagtacatgaaagacaaaaatactcagattttaaaaaaccgtAGAATCGATGAACgaatatttaatgaaaataaaaaacgactCGTTTCAGAATTGTACGTCTAGAGAACAATATATAAAAGCTTTGACGCATATGAGCATTTCATTGCTTCATTTGGATGTCGATACATAAtgaaaacagttttatttatatgtgcCAAATCACAGTGACGAATCCCTAACTAaccaaatttcaaatatacagCGGTATCTATGTATAGTAGCagaaaattttgtaagagTAACCGGAAAACTCACTTGTGTGTCAATAATTAGTGAGAAACAAACGTAGGATTTTGTTTATATGCTTGTGGAAGAATAACGACAGCTTTTCATTAGAAACAGGTATATGTGATTTGTCATATGAAATGTTCAAGTACAGTAATTATAAAGCATTGTGTTGTCATGGTTGCTGATGTGTATTACATCGTGTATTCGAAACCTTgcatttttaatgatatcatACATATAGGAGAAGAATAATTTCAAGatcgataaatttttataagaaaattcCGAAGTTTATTGTAGggtttacatttttacaaagATTATACAACTTTTGATGGAGATTATactgaaaattatttactaataaCGTTTGTGTTGAAAGGTGTTAAGTACGATGCCAAATGTTTGTTAGTAGGGCTGAAATTTCAAATCTATACATGAAAGTCTTTTTTACTTACAAAAGGCATACGTGTTTTAAaaccttatatatatatatatatatattagttaATCACACCTCGGAGGTTGGCATTAAAGAtttcaaatcaaaatagcaATTGAGCCGAACGATTCAACAATCTGACGCGGAATATATCATTTTACTCcactaaattttttcttaaaaacaCGTACGTCTATTTAGTTTCACGAGACAAACCAATGCCATCGAATACAggaagagaaacaaaaaaaaacctaTACTTTTCGATGAAATTCGAAATTCGCAGGACTCAAAGTTCTGAAGCGAGACGTCTATATATAACAAAATAGCTTTACCCCATCGTAGTTGTACGAGTAGGTTAGCACATAAGGATCTATCGTACGTTGCGAATGCTTACACTCGAGTATAAAGCGCAGTATaatagaaagaaagagaaaaagtaaGTGAAAAAAGGCGAACGACAATATGTTCCTAATCGAGCCTAAACTGTTGGCCGTGAACCGCGAACGCAAGACAGGAAAATTTAAGCGAAAATGCGGTactgcacatacacacacaaacacacgtCTGGTACGTCATACATAGTCGCGCACCAGGAGAGCTACATTACAATATCGTCATTTTCGGCCTTTCTTCTGTTCTT
The sequence above is a segment of the Nasonia vitripennis strain AsymCx chromosome 3, Nvit_psr_1.1, whole genome shotgun sequence genome. Coding sequences within it:
- the LCCH3 gene encoding ligand-gated chloride channel homolog 3 precursor — protein: MTRTSASMESSPSRLIAGALLIVLALADLSHRAACFLQSGSTELSDRLANVTQTISRILDGYDIRLRPNFGGDPLFVEMDLTIASFDAISEVNMDYTITMYLNQYWKDERLAFSHEKEILTLSGDFAEKIWVPDTFFANDKHSFLHDVTERNKLVRLAGDGSVTYGMRFTTTLACMMDLHYYPLDSQNCTVEIESYGYTVLDVVMSWKETPVRGVDEAKLPQFTIIGYETNDRKEKLATGIYQRLSLSFKLQRNIGYFVFQTYLPSILIVMLSWVSFWINHEATSARVALGITTVLTMTTISTGVRSSLPRISYVKAIDIYLVMCFVFVFAALLEYAAVNYTYWGARAKKKSKKKETEEKKTICSSKTGSKASSPFPGSTDADIIELQDLRLSPLPSIRNRSGLASGAATPGGPSSSGARLDQLHDPGKFPPSFRISRPPGYSTHAKSPGLRYRGTRHQRPKVLHAIKRGASVLKASMPKIKDVNLIDKYSRIIFPVSFMLFNAGYWIFYVL